In the Besnoitia besnoiti strain Bb-Ger1 chromosome XII, whole genome shotgun sequence genome, one interval contains:
- a CDS encoding hypothetical protein (encoded by transcript BESB_023340), translated as MVRGHMSASGDTPPPVPSSVARARDEISLRCLQRHDAKIRKIICQASFVSVYALCRSTRKWDRAHMQGGLHVVEREVDARPQTEAKRESRWRLFVLNQRDTGVLLEDLDESFEMEGEKNHIFYRVTCPVTGEQRIHAIWVYDDNQRLAVQRVLQDIIDSCASGAGRAPAGEDLLAAPGGLPRHGDDPAAASVSSRATVASSVSSAGPPLAAPPPPPTGSNSAGIHLLSLVRPQVGAQKMGPVALHSVPQRNAAGQICAFVCAWRVNLSCGERDRGGAAAEGGARGGGPPLGGREKADRLFESVLAWGSVLHSEHYVSSGHRACGRMPRAWRGLRTACGACRPGAARRLRARGLRGGREGEEMQKERSRDKNTSISILSLLRSSGGSAPSGHGPGSLPPETEETGVPLSGPGGEGHKRELSPGFPREGNRDASGWDKMPPSAGASDPPSLAGVLKRRPAPPQGPGVYPRGPSPAPFPRESHGPEKGFLEGGRGFSAPVEPLYAPGVGPAGPPAMTPAGPLSASGLSLSTGDPSSLTSSSSSPLLAAPLHTSAPPPFGPPGPHPRLRESRPLPMPTACAPSMGVCGAPEGFQGPEGEEPCLLVSRSMLAEAMESVLHSEAFRDLLWRQLVLLEARERQHPSRDPQG; from the exons aTGGTTCGCGGCCACATGTCGGCGTCGGGGGACACACCCCCGCCAGTCCCCTCGTCggtggcgcgggcgcgagacgagATTTCGCTGCGGTGTCTGCAGAGGCACGACGCGAAAATCAGGAAGATCATTTGTCAGGCCTCGTTCGTGAGCGTCTACGCGCTCTGCCGCTCCACGCGGAAATGGGATCGCGCGCACATGCAGGGAGGTCTGCATGTTGTTGAGCGCGAAGtcgacgcgcggccgcagacggaggCCAAACGGGAGAGTCGCTGGCGGCTCTTTGTCCTCAACCAGCGCGACACCGGCGTGCTCCTCGAGGACCTCGATGAATCCTTCGAGATGGAGGGCGAGAAAAACCACATCTTCTACAGAGTCACCTGCCCCGTAACG GGCGAACAGCGCATCCACGCCATCTGGGTGTACGACGACAatcagcgcctcgcggttCAGCGCGTGCTGCAGGACATCATCGACTCCTGCGCGtcgggggcggggcgggcaCCTGCGGGCGAGGACCTGCTGGCTGCGCCTGGGGGCCTCCCCAGACACGGCGACgaccctgccgccgcgtccgtGTCCTCCCGCGCGACCGtcgcctcgtctgtctcctctgcgggcccgccgctcgccgcgccgccgccccctcccaCGGGCTCCAACAGCGCCGGCATCcacctcctctcgctcgtgcGGCCTCAAGTCGGCGCGCAGAAGATGGGGCCTGTCGCCCTCCACTCGGTGCCGCAGAGGAACGCCGCGGGGCAG ATATGTGCGTTTGTGTGCGCGTGGCGCGTCAATCTATCCTGCGGCGAGAGGGACAGGGGcggggccgccgcggaaggcggagctcgaggcggGGGTCCTCCCCtcggagggagagagaaggccgaCAGGTTGTTTGAATCAGTGCTTGCCTGGGGCTCTGTGCTGCATTCAGAGCATTATGTCTCTTCTGGGCatcgcgcctgcggccggaTGCCCCGAGCCTGGCGCGGGCTCCGTACCGCCTGCGGGGCCTGTAGAcccggcgccgcacgccgcctccgcgcccgggGCCTTCGAGGGGGaagggaaggcgaggagatgcagaaggaacgcagcagagacaagAACACGAGTATCTCGattctctcgctgcttcggTCCTCGGGGGGGTCGGCGCCCAGTGGCCACGGCCCCGGCTCGCTGCCcccagagacagaagagacaggtGTCCCCTTGTCGGGGCCCGGCGGCGAAGGTCACAAGCGTGAACTGTCTCCTGGTTTTCCAAGGGAAGGAAACAGAGACGCGTCAGGGTGGGACAAAATGCCTCCATCAGCAGGCGCAAGTGACCCTccctcgctcgcgggcgtGCTGAAG cggcgccctgcccccccccagGGTCCCGGGGTCTACCCGCGGGGACCGTCCCCTGCCCCGTTCCCCCGTGAATCCCACGGCCCGGAGAAGGGCTTCCTggagggagggcgcgggTTTTCCGCGCCCGTGGAGCCCCTGTACGCGCCAGGGGTGGGCCCCGCGGGCCCCCCGGCCAtgacgcctgcaggcccgTTGAGCGCCTCggggctgtctctctcgactGGCGATCCGTCGTCGCTGACGTCCTcatcctcttcgccgctcctggcagcgccgctgcacacgtcggccccgccccccttcgGGCCTCCGGGCCCGCACCCGCGACTGCGCGagtcgcgcccgctgccgaTGCCTACGGCGTGCGCGCCCTCGATG